The following are from one region of the Leucobacter sp. Psy1 genome:
- the mnmA gene encoding tRNA 2-thiouridine(34) synthase MnmA — MRVLAAMSGGVDSAVAAARAVEAGHDVVGVHLALSRMPGTLRTGSRGCCTIEDSMDARRAANLLGIPFYVWDFSDRFKADVVDDFIDEYAAGRTPNPCMRCNEKIKFAALLDKAIALGFDAVATGHYATLTDGPEGRQLHRASAWAKDQSYVLGVLTAEQLAHCYFPLGDTPSKELIRAEAADRGLQVAQKPDSHDICFIPDGDTRGWLSDHLERESGEIVDEAGAVIGTHDGANGYTVGQRKGLQLGRPAADGKPRYVLSIRPVSNQVVVGPKDRLAIASMAGGRYSWAGDPGIDVGEAFDCDVQIRAHADPVPARARLAPVRDEDRTEQHRDGAGHEVVVDVDLARTEPLLGVAPGQTAVLYRGTRVLGQFTIDRAMPAPVAA, encoded by the coding sequence ATGCGAGTTCTAGCGGCGATGAGTGGGGGAGTCGATTCGGCCGTCGCGGCGGCGCGGGCCGTCGAGGCCGGACACGACGTCGTTGGCGTGCACCTGGCGCTGAGTCGGATGCCCGGCACGCTCCGCACTGGATCGCGCGGATGCTGCACGATCGAGGATTCGATGGACGCCAGGCGGGCGGCGAACCTGCTCGGCATCCCGTTCTACGTGTGGGATTTCAGCGACCGTTTCAAGGCCGATGTCGTCGACGATTTCATCGACGAGTACGCTGCTGGCCGGACTCCGAACCCGTGCATGCGCTGCAACGAGAAGATCAAGTTCGCGGCACTGCTCGACAAGGCGATCGCGCTCGGCTTCGACGCGGTGGCGACCGGTCACTACGCCACCCTCACCGACGGGCCTGAAGGCAGGCAGCTGCATCGCGCGAGCGCATGGGCGAAGGATCAGTCGTACGTGCTCGGGGTGCTGACGGCCGAGCAGCTGGCCCACTGCTACTTCCCGCTGGGGGACACCCCGTCGAAGGAGCTCATCCGGGCCGAGGCTGCGGATCGGGGGCTCCAAGTCGCCCAGAAGCCCGACAGCCACGACATCTGTTTCATCCCCGACGGAGACACCCGCGGGTGGCTCTCCGACCACCTGGAGCGCGAGTCCGGGGAGATCGTCGACGAAGCCGGCGCGGTGATCGGCACCCATGACGGGGCGAACGGGTACACGGTCGGCCAGCGGAAAGGGCTGCAGCTCGGCCGGCCTGCCGCCGACGGGAAGCCGCGCTACGTGCTCTCGATTCGCCCGGTCTCGAATCAGGTCGTCGTCGGCCCGAAGGATCGCCTCGCGATCGCGAGCATGGCGGGCGGACGGTACAGCTGGGCCGGCGATCCTGGCATCGACGTCGGCGAGGCGTTCGACTGCGACGTGCAGATCCGCGCGCACGCCGACCCCGTACCCGCTCGGGCCAGACTCGCGCCGGTGCGCGACGAGGACCGCACCGAGCAGCACCGCGACGGTGCCGGCCACGAGGTCGTCGTCGACGTCGATCTCGCGCGGACGGAGCCGTTGCTCGGCGTCGCTCCCGGTCAGACGGCCGTCCTCTACCGCGGTACGCGGGTACTCGGTCAGTTCACGATCGACCGTGCCATGCCGGCGCCGGTCGCCGCCTGA
- a CDS encoding tetratricopeptide repeat protein: MSQQMPERIPGGGMDLSHLASRPAEGQSGAGQPAGGGAGGTVVDVPSLVMEVTDQTFEQVAQLSTVVPVVLDLWAEWCEPCKTLGPILEQVTRDYGGRLVLGKIDVEANPRLAQAFQAQSIPMVLALVGGRPVPLFQGAIPESQVREFFDQLLQLGAQQGLTGRVNAADADGEDGANAPAEPEVPEAHLPAVEAAERGDFETAIREYEAVLAKAPADAEARAALVQMRLLHRLSDASAEEIRSAAAERPADTAAQMRVADLDISGGHVEDAFLRLLELFERATDAVDRQAVRERLLELFEVVGVADPRVIAARGRLATLLY, from the coding sequence ATGTCGCAGCAGATGCCCGAACGAATTCCCGGTGGCGGGATGGATCTGAGCCACCTCGCCTCGCGTCCCGCTGAGGGGCAATCCGGGGCAGGGCAGCCGGCCGGAGGGGGCGCAGGCGGCACCGTCGTCGACGTGCCCTCGCTGGTCATGGAGGTGACGGATCAGACCTTCGAGCAGGTCGCGCAGCTCTCGACGGTCGTGCCGGTCGTCCTGGATCTCTGGGCCGAGTGGTGCGAACCGTGCAAGACGCTCGGCCCGATCCTCGAGCAGGTCACCCGCGACTACGGCGGGCGACTCGTGCTCGGCAAGATCGACGTCGAGGCGAACCCCCGTCTCGCGCAGGCGTTCCAGGCGCAGTCGATTCCCATGGTGCTCGCGCTCGTCGGCGGACGGCCTGTGCCGCTCTTCCAGGGGGCGATCCCGGAGTCCCAGGTCCGTGAGTTCTTCGACCAACTCCTCCAGCTCGGTGCGCAGCAGGGCCTGACTGGTCGGGTGAACGCCGCTGACGCCGATGGGGAAGACGGCGCCAATGCGCCAGCCGAGCCCGAGGTGCCCGAGGCGCACCTGCCCGCCGTCGAGGCCGCCGAGCGCGGCGACTTCGAGACGGCGATCCGCGAGTACGAGGCAGTTCTGGCGAAGGCTCCTGCGGATGCGGAGGCGCGTGCGGCGCTCGTGCAGATGAGACTGCTGCACCGGCTCTCCGATGCGTCCGCTGAAGAGATCCGCAGCGCCGCCGCCGAGCGTCCGGCCGACACGGCGGCGCAGATGCGGGTCGCCGATCTCGATATCTCAGGTGGGCACGTCGAGGACGCCTTCCTGCGCCTCCTCGAACTCTTCGAGCGTGCCACGGATGCGGTGGATCGCCAGGCGGTACGCGAGCGCCTGCTCGAGCTGTTCGAGGTGGTGGGCGTCGCCGATCCACGAGTGATCGCGGCACGCGGGCGCCTCGCCACCCTCCTCTACTGA
- a CDS encoding cysteine desulfurase family protein has translation MGAYFDHAATSPMPEPVLQRYAEVLREAGNPASTHGHGQAARERLESARERIAAGLGADAAETILTSGGTESINLALKGMYWARRAAGAGPVILVAEGEHHATLEAAEWLRDTQGAELRWVGLDGSGRLDPATLSGALDAEESGSVALVSFMWANSEVGTIQPVAELCRIAERAGVPVHVDAVAALGQVPIDFHGVGAAALSVSAHKIGGPVGIGALLLRRDVVAEPLQHGGNQQRFRSGTQNAAAAVAFATALALTDAPDHDAHLARVRDALISGVRAAIPDAILRGADPATPGARLPSNAHFTFPGCRGDSLLFLLDMAGVSASTGSACQAGVDGVSHVLLALGVPAEEAAGALRFTVGPGTTMEEVDLLLAALPDAVDRARRAGTGNG, from the coding sequence GTGGGAGCATACTTCGATCACGCCGCGACTTCGCCGATGCCGGAGCCGGTGCTCCAGCGCTACGCCGAGGTGCTCCGCGAGGCGGGGAATCCCGCATCGACGCACGGTCACGGTCAGGCGGCGCGGGAGCGCCTCGAATCCGCCCGCGAGCGGATCGCGGCGGGACTGGGCGCCGATGCGGCGGAGACGATCCTGACGAGTGGCGGCACCGAGTCGATCAACCTCGCGCTCAAGGGCATGTACTGGGCGAGGCGCGCCGCCGGGGCTGGACCGGTCATCCTCGTGGCTGAGGGGGAGCACCACGCCACGCTCGAGGCAGCCGAGTGGCTGCGCGACACCCAGGGAGCCGAACTCCGCTGGGTCGGACTCGACGGGTCTGGCCGGCTCGATCCCGCCACGCTCTCCGGCGCACTGGACGCAGAGGAGTCCGGCAGCGTCGCGCTCGTCTCGTTCATGTGGGCGAACAGCGAGGTCGGCACGATCCAGCCCGTAGCGGAGCTGTGCCGGATCGCGGAACGTGCGGGCGTGCCCGTACACGTCGATGCCGTGGCCGCGCTCGGGCAGGTGCCGATTGACTTCCACGGAGTCGGTGCAGCGGCGCTCAGCGTCTCGGCGCACAAGATCGGCGGGCCCGTCGGGATCGGTGCGCTCCTCCTGCGACGGGATGTCGTCGCCGAACCGCTGCAGCACGGCGGGAACCAGCAGCGGTTCCGCTCGGGTACGCAGAACGCCGCCGCAGCGGTCGCGTTCGCGACGGCGCTCGCACTCACCGACGCACCCGATCACGATGCCCACCTCGCGCGGGTGCGCGATGCACTGATCTCCGGTGTGCGCGCCGCGATCCCGGATGCGATCCTCCGCGGCGCGGATCCCGCGACTCCCGGCGCGCGCCTGCCGAGCAACGCGCACTTCACGTTCCCGGGGTGCCGGGGCGATTCGCTGCTCTTCCTGCTCGACATGGCCGGTGTATCGGCATCGACAGGGTCGGCCTGCCAGGCGGGGGTCGACGGCGTCTCGCACGTGCTGCTCGCGCTGGGAGTGCCGGCCGAAGAGGCCGCCGGCGCGCTCCGCTTCACGGTGGGTCCCGGCACGACCATGGAGGAGGTCGACCTGCTGCTCGCCGCGCTCCCCGATGCCGTGGATCGGGCGAGACGGGCGGGCACGGGCAACGGCTGA
- the ligA gene encoding NAD-dependent DNA ligase LigA, protein MSDSQAIPTDFDAAREEAQHLADEVERLRRAYHSEGVSLVSDAEYDALFRRLEAIERAFPELAGQDSPTQEVGAAVVSAGFPEHEHAERMLSLDNVFTVDELRDWMRKTEAAAGRHVRWLTELKIDGLAISLAYRNGVLETATTRGDGRVGEDITVNVDLLPVIPRELTGEGVPEFFEARGEVFLTEEAFTELNDRQHELQEQYAAAQRAKGVPEERITVRYPEFANARNTAAGSLRQRADNKTAEELVLMRERLARLSLYVHGIGAWEHPDFENQSDAYELLAGWGLPVSPHSRVFDAVDEVCAFIEECGEHRHDFEHEIDGIVVKVDEFDLHAELGETSRAPRWAIAYKYPPEEVFTTLLDIRVGVGRTGRATPYAVMEPVKVAGSTVSQATLHNQQVVRAKGVLIGDTVVLRKAGDVIPEVLGAVLERRDGSEREWQMPENCPECGTPLRPMKEGDIDLRCPNARACPAQVRGRVEHIGSRGALDIEVLGEITAAALTQPEEPPEPPLETEAALFDLTIEQLVPITVVVRDAETGEPKREEPGDDGQPGELVRRTPFQRLGPAAYPPGWEEASAAERRAAGIKKDHRQVLPSKDAETLLAELERAKTKPLWRLLVALNIRHVGPVAARALADWFGSLEAIRSASVAELAEVDGVGEIIAESVIAWFGEDWHLDIVDRWSSAGVQWATPGHPGPGARTAEGGVLSGLTVVATGSLEGFTRDGAKEAIIQAGGKAASSVSKKTDYVAAGPGAGSKLAKAEELGIPVLDADQFAVLVTEGPAALGELSTTGGDADSADE, encoded by the coding sequence GTGAGCGATTCCCAAGCGATCCCGACCGATTTCGATGCGGCGCGCGAGGAGGCGCAGCATCTCGCCGACGAGGTGGAGCGACTGCGGCGCGCGTACCACTCCGAGGGTGTGAGCCTCGTCTCCGACGCCGAGTACGACGCGCTGTTCCGCCGGCTGGAGGCGATCGAGCGCGCCTTTCCCGAGCTGGCAGGGCAAGACAGCCCGACGCAGGAGGTGGGCGCCGCCGTGGTCTCGGCCGGCTTCCCGGAACACGAGCACGCCGAACGGATGCTGAGTCTCGACAACGTCTTCACGGTCGACGAGCTGCGCGACTGGATGCGGAAGACCGAGGCCGCGGCCGGTCGTCACGTGCGGTGGCTGACCGAGCTGAAGATCGACGGGCTCGCGATCAGCCTCGCGTATCGGAACGGTGTGCTGGAGACGGCGACGACCCGCGGAGACGGCCGCGTCGGCGAAGACATCACCGTGAACGTCGACCTCCTGCCGGTGATCCCTCGCGAGCTCACGGGCGAGGGGGTTCCCGAGTTCTTCGAGGCGCGCGGCGAGGTCTTCCTGACCGAGGAGGCCTTCACCGAGCTCAACGACCGGCAGCACGAGCTCCAGGAGCAGTACGCGGCCGCGCAGCGGGCCAAGGGGGTGCCGGAGGAGCGGATCACGGTGCGCTACCCCGAGTTCGCGAACGCGAGGAACACCGCGGCCGGCAGTCTGAGGCAGCGCGCCGACAACAAGACGGCCGAGGAGCTCGTGCTGATGCGCGAGCGCCTCGCGCGGCTCTCGCTCTACGTGCACGGCATCGGCGCGTGGGAGCACCCCGATTTCGAGAACCAATCGGATGCGTACGAGCTGCTCGCGGGGTGGGGGCTCCCGGTCTCGCCCCACTCGCGGGTCTTCGACGCGGTCGACGAGGTCTGCGCCTTCATCGAGGAGTGCGGCGAGCACCGACACGATTTCGAGCACGAGATCGATGGCATCGTCGTGAAGGTCGACGAGTTCGACCTGCACGCGGAGCTCGGGGAGACGAGCCGTGCCCCGCGCTGGGCGATCGCGTACAAGTACCCTCCCGAGGAGGTCTTCACGACCCTCCTCGATATCCGGGTCGGGGTGGGGCGCACCGGGCGAGCGACTCCCTACGCCGTCATGGAGCCGGTGAAGGTCGCCGGTTCGACGGTGAGTCAGGCGACGCTGCACAATCAGCAGGTCGTGCGTGCGAAGGGGGTGCTGATCGGTGACACCGTCGTCCTCCGGAAAGCCGGAGACGTGATCCCGGAGGTCCTCGGCGCCGTGCTCGAACGGCGGGACGGCAGTGAACGCGAGTGGCAGATGCCCGAGAACTGCCCCGAGTGCGGTACCCCGCTCCGCCCCATGAAGGAGGGCGACATCGACCTCAGGTGCCCCAATGCGCGAGCGTGCCCGGCGCAGGTCAGGGGCCGCGTGGAGCACATCGGATCCCGCGGGGCACTCGACATCGAGGTGCTGGGAGAGATCACCGCTGCGGCCCTCACACAGCCGGAAGAACCGCCGGAGCCGCCCCTCGAGACGGAGGCGGCACTGTTCGACCTCACGATCGAGCAGCTCGTACCGATCACCGTCGTCGTGCGCGACGCGGAGACGGGGGAGCCGAAGCGCGAGGAACCCGGAGATGACGGGCAGCCGGGCGAGCTCGTCAGGCGGACCCCGTTCCAGCGCCTCGGCCCCGCCGCGTACCCTCCCGGGTGGGAGGAGGCGTCGGCCGCAGAGCGCCGAGCGGCCGGCATCAAGAAAGACCACAGGCAGGTCCTCCCGTCGAAAGACGCAGAGACCCTTCTTGCAGAGCTCGAACGGGCGAAGACCAAACCGCTCTGGCGTCTGCTCGTCGCCCTCAACATCCGCCACGTCGGCCCCGTTGCTGCCCGTGCACTGGCCGACTGGTTCGGCTCGCTCGAAGCCATCCGCAGCGCCTCGGTCGCCGAGCTCGCCGAAGTCGACGGCGTTGGCGAGATCATCGCGGAGTCGGTGATCGCATGGTTCGGCGAGGACTGGCACCTCGACATCGTCGATCGCTGGTCCAGCGCAGGCGTCCAATGGGCGACTCCTGGGCACCCGGGGCCGGGGGCGCGCACCGCCGAAGGAGGCGTGCTTTCCGGGCTCACGGTCGTGGCGACCGGCTCCCTCGAGGGCTTCACGCGAGACGGCGCGAAGGAGGCGATCATCCAGGCGGGCGGCAAAGCGGCATCGAGCGTATCGAAGAAGACCGACTACGTCGCCGCCGGCCCCGGTGCAGGGTCGAAGCTCGCCAAAGCGGAAGAACTCGGGATCCCGGTGCTCGACGCCGACCAGTTCGCCGTCCTCGTCACCGAGGGGCCTGCGGCTCTCGGCGAGTTATCCACAACCGGTGGCGACGCGGACTCAGCCGACGAGTGA